One Triticum urartu cultivar G1812 unplaced genomic scaffold, Tu2.1 TuUngrouped_contig_6318, whole genome shotgun sequence genomic window, cccgatcatcacgtggtgtctcggcatgatgaactatagcaatggtgcatactcaggaagaacacttgtaccttgaaatttagtgagacatcatcttataatgctaccgccgaactaagcaaaataagatgcataaaggataaacatcacatgcaatcaaatataagtgatatgatatggccatcatcatcttgtgactttgatctccatctccaaagcaccgtcatggtcaccatcgtcaccggcttgacacctttatctccattgaagcatcgttgtcgtcttgccaactattgcttctatgactatcgctaccgcttagtgataaagtaaagcaattacatggcgattgcatttcatacaataaagcgacaaccatattggtcctgctagttgccgataactgtgttacaaaacatgatcatctcatacaataatttatataatcacgtcttgaccatatcacatcacaacatgccctgcaaaaacaagttagatgtcctctactttgttgttgcaagttttacgtggctgctacgggcttctagcaagaaccgttcttacctacgcatcaaaaaatacaatgtagtatagtgattgctttttgatcttcagaaagaaccatgttcattgaaaccgattcaactaaagttggagaaacagacacccgctagccacctgtgtgcgaagcacgtcggtagaaccagtctcgcgtaaacgtacgcgtaatgtcggtctgggccgcttcatccaacaatgctgTTGAATCAAGAaccaactagtgacgacaagcaatatctatatacccatgcccacaactcctttatgttctactcgtgcatatagcatatacgcatagacctggctcggatgccactgttgcggaacgtagtaatttcaaaaattgcctacgcacacgcaagatccatataggtgatgcatagcaacgagaggggagagtgttgtctacgtaccgttgtagaccgaaagcggaagcattatgacaacgcggttgatgtagttgtacatcttcacgatccgaccgatcctagcaccgaaggtacggcacctccacgatctgcacacgttcagctcggtgacgtcccacgaactctagatcaagctgaggtcgagggagagtttcatcagcacgatggcgtgatgatgctgatgatgaagttaccgacacagggcttctcctaagcactacaacgatatgatcgagatggaaatctgtggagggggcaccgcacacggctaaacaatcaacttgtgtgtctatggggtgccctcctccgccgtatataaaggaggggaggagggcgCCGACCGGCCCTTCATGGTGCGCCCcaaagggggattcctactcctactaggagtaggtttcccccctttcctagtcctaataggaggggggaggaaggggaagaggagaggaaggaaaggggggccggccccctttccaattcggattgggcttgggggcgcgcccccacctctTGGCCACCTCATCTCtctcccactaaagcccatctaggcccatatggccccggggggttccggtaacccccccggtactctggtatatgcccgaactcatccaaaacctttccggtgtccaaacataaccttccaacatatcaatcttcatgtctcaaccatttcgagactccttgtcatgtccgtgatcatatccgggactccgaactaccttcggttcatcaaaaaccataaactcataataccgatcgtcatcgaacgttaagcgtgcggaccctacgggttcgagaaatatgtagacatgaccgagactcacttccagtcaataaccaatagcggaacctggattctcatattggttcctacatattctacgaagatctttatcggtcaaaccgcataacaacatacgttgttccttttgtcatcggtatgttacttgcccgagattcgattgtcggtatctcaataactagttcaatctcgttactggcaagtctctttactcgttctgtaatgcaacatcccgcaactaactcattagtcacattgcttgcaaggcttatagtgatgtgcattaccgagagggcccagagatacctctccgatacacggagtgacaaatcataatctcgatctatgacaacccaacaaacaccatcggaggcacctgtagagcatctttatagtcacccagttaccttgtgacatttgatagcacactaagtgttcctccggtattcgggagttgcataatttcatagtcataggaacatgtataagttatgaacaaagcaatagcaacaaactaaacgatcattgtgctaagctaacagatgggtcaagtcaatcacatcattctctaatgatgtgatcccgttcatcaaatgacaactcatgtctatggctaggaaacttaaccatctttgattaacgagctagtcaagtagaggcatactagtgacactctgtttttctatgtattcacacatgtactaagtttctggttaatacaattctagcatgaataataaacatctatcatgatataaggaaatataaataacaactttattattgcctctagggcatatttccttcaacgaGGTCGCCAGGGACAATCCCGTGGCGACGGCAGAAGTAGTGCCATCCCCGACCAAGCACCATCTGCCCCTCGAAGGTCTGAACCTGCACCCAGAATTCGCACCACTTGTTTGCAGACTGCATGACGACGCACTTGGTCTTGAGCACGAGCCAATGCCTCGTCACCTCCTGGAACTTGGGAGGGATGATGAGCACGGCCAGATCCTCCTCGTCCATGATTTGCACGTAGAACCGAAGCGGCTCTTGGGACCCCTCCTCGTGGCCGGTCCTAGGAGCTCGTCCCCTTGAACGTGGCTGGATCATGAAGGCGACCCTGCCAGGTAGGTACACCCTCTTGAGCCAGTGGTTCGTGGGGATGAAGTCCACGACGgcctcggcgacgacgacgacatgggctcctccaccggccctgtcccgctccatcttcatcaccttgTCAGGTAAGATGACATGGATTAGTAATAGGGCATTGACATCATGCTACATTTGTACTTATTCCTAAAGTAGCAAACACATTGGTCCTACCTACCATGAGAACCATGCACGTAAAGCTAGCATGCACATTTGTACTAGAACCCTAAGCAGGAACATCAAAGACAGCACACCACCAATATAGCTAGCATGCCCATGAACCCTAAGTATGAACATGAAACACATACCAATCTAGATAACATGCACATGAACAATTAGGAAGAACATCAAAGACAGCAACAATATGGCTAGCATCATGAACACATTGTTGCACATGAGCACTAACCGTGAACATCAAACACAATCTACCATGGCCGTGAACAGATTGTACATCATGAGCACTAAGCACACACCAATCTTGCATGCCTATGAACACTATACTAGGCATGCACATGAAACACAGAACAAGCATGAACACTACCCTGCCTATGAACATTACCGCACAATAAGGAATCGATTTGATTCCAATCGAATCGAATCGTATCAAATTGATTCACATCTCACCGGAGCATGCTAATGATGAAAACCCTAATCTACAAATATAAGAGTAGAGGGATTGTTCTTACCGGAGCGGGTGGAGTTGGAGTGTACGCCGGCCGGGGAGAAAACCCCGGCGCGAAGGAGATGGCGAACGAGGAGGGGGAGCCGCCGACACCGACGGTCGTCGACATTGGCCCGGTGCTCCTGCCCACCCGCgcggtcgaggaggaggaggtcgccgtcGTCCATGGGCCTGCGGCGATGCTAAATCCAAAAAAActaataaaaaaaataaaaatatctAAATTTTTGTTGTTGACAAAGTTTGGCAAATGTTTTCAATGCTTGCACAGTTTCATCTTGAAATGACATTTGTGAAAGTCGTGGCAAAAAAACCAATGTCATTCTATTTTTTACAATATTTCCAGTTTTTACTGTTCATCCGCTGGAGCTCAGGTAATCCGCATCCTGATTCTGCGCATTTTAGTCGATGAGAGGTGGATCGGCATATGACAGCCAAGCCAAACACCGACCAGCTAAGCCCATAGCATGAGACAAACCTCGAATCATGAGACCTGACAAATAATTGGGTTTCTCTGTGTTATCTGCAGTACCCCATTGCTGTGGCGCGATTTATTTTACTACTAGTATAACCACACAAGTGGGGGAGCAGATCCTAAGCTGGAGTTTGCCCAATTTTTCAAACGCTTAAATAATAAGCGGTTGGTGACCCCATCCCAGGTTTTGCTTAGAATAGGAGGGCCGTGGCTGGCGCGCACCCGGAATCTCGGCATATGCCAACAAAAGTCGTGCGCCTGCCCGACAGCGCGCAGAGCGAAAGAGGCGATAAATAATGCGGCGGTTGACCGGACGGACCTCTTCCTTCCGTGTGAACAGTGTATCCACATCAAACATTTGCCTACGTTTGTTGGCACCTACTCTATCTATCCAGACGGCTCTTTGCGTTTTCGTCGGTAACGTAGAGGTCGTTTGCCGCTGCGGGAGGGaagggccgcaccgccacccaCGGATCCCCCACTCGCTCCTCGTCGCACGCGCGCGCATGAGCCGACGCTCTCTGTATAAAGCGGCCACTGTGCACAAGTCAAATCGCCCAGGAGGAGAAGCCAAGCAAAGAACGAAGCACAACACATCTGTCTGTCTTCCTTCATTCACACGCGCGTGCGCgcaagagggggagagaggggatTCCTGGTTCGGTGGCGCTCGGCGATGTGATGGCGCAGCCGCGGCAGCAGCAACGACAAGGTCGCCTCGTCGCGGCGCTCCTGGTGCTCCTCTCCCTCTGCTGCCTTGCTCGCCTCGGCGCCGCGGCTTCTGCAGGTACGCACCAGGCGAATACCACCCGTCTCTCTTCTTGTTCTTGCTTGGTGCGACTGTTTGTCTTACCGATCAATCGCTTCGTCGATCCGTGCAGCGAGTGCTGACCCTCACCGGAAGGATGGAGCGGCGACTGCGCTGGACAAGGCCGCGCCACAGGTTTGCCTTGCCCCTCTCTCCATCCCCACCGATTGATTAGTTTGTTAGGTACTACTTGCCGTTTTAGATAGTCGCTGATGCACATAGCAAAACTAGAGTGGAGATCAACCTTTTCTGTTTCATCCATGGTATATATGCAGGAGGAGGAGGCAGTGCCCGGGTTCACGGTGACCACCGTGGAGGAGCGAGCGCGAGGCCGAGGACCGGTGAGGGTGGTGATGGAGGTCGACATCGAGGACTATCCCCGGTATGGCGCCAATGGCCGGCACAACCCGGAGGGTCCGCACCCGTGACAGCGGCCACCACGGCCGCCGCGCCCGCGAGATCAATGCGCGCCGGCCTAGCTAGCCAGCTGCTCGTCACCAGATCTGCTACTAGTTACAGCTAGATTGGTTCGCGCGCACGCGACCATCGCCACCACCCGTGCCTGCGCGCACGGCGAGCTGTCGACGCGGCCGCGTGCCGCGCCGTTGGCCCGTGGCTTCGCTTTTCGCTTTCCGACGTTGATTATTTGTCTTCCGCTACTGCTTCGCTTTCTTTGCTTCCGCTCTTTCGGCCACCGGCTGCTGGACCTGAACATTGTGAGTTGTGACGGCAAGCCGTATGGTACCTGTGTTCGTCCTTGTTTTTCGCCTGTTTATGGCTAGTTCTTTCCCCGCAGGATTCTGCAGAATCAAGATTCTAAAAAGTTCTTTCACAATCTGCTTTCCACAAAATCTGCCGTCAAGTTCTTTTCTAAGATTCGAGTTTAAGATTGTGTATTCAGTTGAGCGTCGAAATGTGTGTAGTAGTCTTAGAAAGAAATCGTTTGATGAATTGTCAACACTTTATTAATATCTTGTCAAATATGAGCACGGAAGTGATTTACGAATATCATAAAGTGCTAAATATTACAACTACAATGGTTTTAAAGTTTTGTTCGTTACAAAAGTGGGTGAACTAAAAATAGAACGAATAATCTCAAGGTATGAGACTAGCAGCAATCGCCTCGCGTGTTGTGTTCATGGTGTCGTCATCATCTTCTGGTGGTAGAGTGTTGGCACCTGTAAACAGCAATGGAGGTTGCACATATGCAGCATTCTCAAACTTGTCAAAATGCTCATCACGTAACTTGCTATCACGAGTCCAATTATGGAGACACATGCATGCAATGACAACCATCTTTTGGGTCTCCAGTTTATACTGAGGTATGCCTTCAAGAATTCGCCATTTCATTTGGAGAACATCAGACGCTCTTTCGATGACACTTCGTAAAGAAGAATGACGATGGTTGAATGTCTCATATCTCCCAATCAATGGATGTTGTTGGAAATCTAGTACATGATATCGTTGCCCTTTGTATTGTGCTAGTATCCAACCTTGTTTGGATGTCCGGAGTCCCAGCGGTGGCAGATGGCATAGGGGCGGCGAAGGAAGATGGGCTGCGGCGAGAATCTGGACCAGTGGCGGCGACGACCTGGCTGGCAGCGACGAGGTCTGGGACGGCGAGGTGGGCCAGCGGCACTGGAACCGTAGGGCTGGCCCTGGTCGAGTTGGAGCTCAACGAACATATGGGGCATCGAGGCCCATGCGCTCTCGTTatcttctactccctccgttcctaaatacttgtctttctaggcatttcaacaagtgactacatacggagcaaaatgagtgaatctacactctaaaataagtctacatacatctgtatatagtagtcatttgaaatgtctaaaaagacaaatatttaggaacggagagagtataTCTGTTTTGCATGGCTCGGTGACATTTTTGCCATAATAACCTGCTGCAATAGAGCACTCTGTCAACTCCAAACATTTTCTTTGGGGACTATCCAAAATCCTGAGATTTTGGGAAAATCCAACAATTTTGGAGATTTTGAATTGTGCTAGGATTCTGCGAAATCCTTAAGATTTTGGAGAGGCAATCTTGTTCTTTTGGCTTAAGATTTTTCAGAGGAGATTGTCCATATAATCCGCTCAAAAGAACTGGGCCATGCATTGCGCGCATCCGAGTCTATTGAGCCCTGATTGCTCGCCCTCGTCGCTAAGAGTAGAGTGGTTCACAATCTTTCCTAAGAAACTTCACTCAAGGTTGGTCATTGCAACCCGAGGGGTAATGTTATTATGGGATGACCAATCTGCCTCGGTCACAGGTGTATAATTGCTTCCGGGTTCCGTCTTTCGGCTCTTTTGCGAGAAAAGGAAATGAATACTAGCTTCAAATTCACCGCCCAACGGCTGCACCTCGCAAAGACGATTTCTTCTCCGAGCTCATCTCTCATAAGCCACCAAACGACACCAGATGGATTACATTGCGATAATTCAATCAAATATATTGTGCTCGTCAAAAAAAGTAAGAGGAGAATAAGCCGTTTTCGGGCAGCTTTGAATTCTTATGGTGTAAAGGAGATTACTCTCCAAAACCAGAGGCTCACTTGAAACGATGAAAGAGAAATAACCCCACTCTTCGCAAGCTCGACTCAGCCTTTTGTAATAAAGAATGAGACACTCACATCACCCACGTCCTCTATGCCTTGTTTTCGTTGCTATCCTATCTTTGTCGACTCTTGTTTGCGGATGATTGAGCACCAAGGGAGCCACATTCTTTCAATTTTGAGAATTTTTGGGCCGCTTTACCGGACCTCAAAGAGGTTGTTCTTAATGCGTGGATCAAACACATGAAGCATTCCAAGCTTTACCAAGTTTTATTCCATACAAACTTAAAAAGAGCGGCATATGACACTGTGTATGATATGAAGTCACATGCTTACGACGGCTAATCGGCTATATATGCTCTTCTATTCTAGAAATGGACCATTAGAATATATCTTTGGAATAGTATCGCATATGGGGCCTTGCACCTGGTCGGTCGA contains:
- the LOC125530443 gene encoding uncharacterized protein LOC125530443, encoding MAQPRQQQRQGRLVAALLVLLSLCCLARLGAAASAASADPHRKDGAATALDKAAPQEEEAVPGFTVTTVEERARGRGPVRVVMEVDIEDYPRYGANGRHNPEGPHP